Proteins from one Hemicordylus capensis ecotype Gifberg chromosome 7, rHemCap1.1.pri, whole genome shotgun sequence genomic window:
- the LOC128332912 gene encoding uncharacterized protein LOC128332912, whose product MMKNTYTVEDSSSAECSSTDEDDTMHDISSIEDEVWDSPLTPSSARNIGEEERRGQLAPDWFSSVHLGEGRATKKIGDVIRSVEYASEVEERFPELLVGLVNKILTGLQNTTEGVGNRDSHYLPPEETTQIVRTLLERVAQVTPEKTCWESLCSPQSCLQGVALLVRALLKTPSSTVARLKAYLASLFSLDKDPEEHSLAEVAFFVELLLKDQDFAALEKTWTLLVAWLVHPSQNIRYLSERGLLHIYGKLKVVKKPQDFSAGILGGLRTSSLEATLGVLAFMERLRHCPSEHQATVNAVLAALCRLLFHHEEAKIRRAAMRTHLDLLQHRHHHHEGTEENITTLIAVLMHVEDEDLEVAQAAKDNLSLLAEALLWHLEGKLLARDSYSLQELLHKIAKRLIRQLGTEDAVEMEATKILGFFRSEQPSVRRTAALLIGHLVHKKGSILSEGNIETFHAALESLLGDHDPEVGRVACKTEKIVKKAFSLHSRHGLRAAVRRLWAGCKKKRHPPEYGDLST is encoded by the exons atgatgaagaacacctacacggtggaagactcgtcctccgcggag tgctcctcgacggacgaggacgacacgatgcatgacatcagcagcatcgaggatgaggtgtgggactctccgctgacccccagttcggccag gaacatcggcgaagaggaaagaagaggacagctggccccagattggttctcctcggtccatctgggagag gggagagcaacaaagaagattggggacgtcatccggagcgtggagtatgccagtgaggtggaggagaggttccccgaactcctggtgggcctggtcaacaagatcctcaccggcctgcagaacaccaccgagggagtcgggaaccgagacagccattacctgcctcctga ggagaccacgcagattgtccgaaccctgctggagagggtggcacaggtgaccccagagaagacctgctgggaatccctgtgctctccgcagagctgcctccagggtgtggccctcttggtgag ggctctcctaaagacaccatcctccacagtggccaggctgaaagcatacctggcttccctcttcagcctcgataaagatccagaagagcattccctcgcagaggtggccttctttgtggag ctgctcctgaaagaccaagactttgctgccttagagaagacctggacgctcctggtagcgtggctagtccaccccagccagaacatccgctacctaagcgaaaggggtcttctccacatttatggaaagctgaaggtg gtgaagaaaccccaggattttagtgccgggatcctgggagggctcaggacctccagtctggaagccactttgggggtcctggccttcatggagcggctgaggcactgtccatcagaacaccaggccacggtgaatgctgtcctggctgccctgtgccgccttctattccaccac gaggaggctaagatccgaagggcagccatgaggacccacctggatctcctgcagcaccgccaccaccatcatgagggtacagaggagaacatcacgaccctcatcgcggtgctgatgcatgtggaggatgaggacctggaggtagcacag gctgcgaaggacaatctgagcctcctggcggaagccctcctatggcacctggagggcaagctgctggcgcgggattcttacagcctgcaggagctgctccacaagatcgccaagcgtctg attcggcagctcggcacagaggacgccgtggagatggaggccaccaagatcctgggcttcttccgcagcgagcagccttcagtgaggagaacggctgccctgctgatcg gtcacctggtccacaaaaagggcagcatcctctctgaagggaacatagagaccttccatgctg cgctggagagcttgcttggcgaccatgaccccgaggtcgggagagttgcctgcaagacagagaagatcgtgaagaaggccttttccctccactcccggcacgggctgcgggctgccgttcggcgcttgtgggcgggctgtaagaagaagagacacccgccagagtacggtgatctctccacctga